In the Leptolyngbya sp. SIO1E4 genome, one interval contains:
- a CDS encoding translation initiation factor IF-3 — protein MTRRRFDNRRVRPEQPNINDRIREPQVLLIDHENTNHGVIDTRDALRRAEEAGLDLVIVSGGKDTPVAKILDYGKYQYQQKKRQKQSAKPSLKEVKLRPNVDEFDYGIRIERATQWLDKGNHVKFQIRLRGREHQHRDRARELLERIVEDLKQVAKVQSFDQKSLIVQLVPSS, from the coding sequence ATTACTAGAAGAAGGTTTGACAATCGCCGTGTTCGTCCTGAGCAACCTAACATCAACGATCGCATCAGAGAACCTCAGGTGTTGTTGATTGATCATGAAAACACCAATCACGGTGTCATCGATACCCGAGATGCGTTGAGACGAGCCGAAGAGGCCGGATTGGATTTGGTCATCGTTTCTGGTGGAAAAGACACGCCTGTGGCCAAAATTCTGGACTATGGCAAGTATCAATATCAGCAGAAGAAACGCCAAAAACAGAGCGCCAAACCCTCGTTGAAAGAAGTGAAGTTGCGCCCAAATGTTGATGAATTTGACTATGGCATCCGCATTGAGCGGGCAACTCAGTGGTTAGACAAGGGCAATCACGTGAAATTCCAGATCCGCTTGCGGGGCCGAGAACACCAACACCGCGATCGCGCCCGTGAACTCCTGGAACGTATTGTGGAAGACCTGAAGCAGGTCGCCAAGGTACAGAGTTTTGATCAAAAGTCCTTGATTGTTCAGCTGGTACCTTCTTCGTAG